One stretch of Hymenobacter chitinivorans DSM 11115 DNA includes these proteins:
- a CDS encoding erythromycin esterase family protein has translation MKKIRYAWLLSLWWCLAACSDKDEVGPGNLLSLPDTGISRLETTQDLDPILQQMGPARYALLGEASHGTAEFYTWRAALSKRLIQEKGFTMIAVEGDWPAIYELNRYVRGQSSAGSAVQSLQSLHRWPTWLWANQEVANLLEWVRTYNKTQPAARQVGFYGLDLYSMVQSLEQVRTDFSAADQATHEAVINALSCLEPYRSNEEAYGTATLRGVSCATEINAVLTAVRARRQALPATDEAGFSAEQNALLAVNAERYYRTAVQESAGSWNIRDQHMMETINRLMDFHGPAAKIIVWAHNTHVGDARYTDMAARGEVNVGQLTRQQHGAEGVFVVGSGTYQGTVVAAPFWGGATTIMPVPAAPQSSWEGALHAKEPRTKLVMLQGWRQDPALTERRGHRAIGVVYDPGQESGNYVPSDLPNRYDAFLFLDQTQALHPLPATGGRPSPEGAERVAQQHAAANF, from the coding sequence ATGAAAAAGATTCGCTACGCCTGGCTGCTGAGTTTATGGTGGTGCCTGGCTGCCTGCTCCGATAAAGACGAAGTTGGCCCCGGCAACCTGTTGAGCCTGCCCGACACCGGGATATCACGGCTGGAGACTACCCAGGACCTGGACCCGATTCTGCAGCAGATGGGCCCGGCGCGGTACGCCCTGCTGGGCGAAGCCTCCCACGGGACGGCCGAGTTTTACACTTGGCGGGCAGCTCTGAGTAAGCGTCTGATTCAGGAAAAAGGCTTCACCATGATTGCCGTCGAGGGCGACTGGCCCGCTATTTACGAGCTTAACCGCTACGTGCGGGGGCAAAGCTCGGCCGGCTCGGCGGTGCAGAGCCTACAAAGCTTGCACCGCTGGCCCACCTGGCTATGGGCCAACCAGGAAGTGGCCAACCTGCTGGAGTGGGTCCGGACGTATAACAAAACGCAGCCGGCCGCGCGGCAAGTAGGTTTCTACGGCCTCGACCTCTACAGCATGGTACAAAGCCTGGAGCAGGTCCGGACCGATTTTTCGGCGGCCGACCAGGCTACCCACGAGGCTGTAATCAATGCCTTGAGTTGCCTGGAGCCCTACCGCAGCAATGAGGAGGCCTATGGCACGGCTACGTTGCGCGGGGTTAGCTGCGCTACCGAAATCAACGCGGTGCTCACGGCGGTACGGGCCCGCCGCCAGGCCTTGCCCGCCACCGATGAAGCGGGCTTCAGTGCGGAGCAGAATGCTCTGTTGGCCGTAAATGCGGAGCGCTACTACCGAACGGCCGTGCAGGAAAGCGCCGGCTCCTGGAATATCCGGGACCAGCACATGATGGAAACCATCAACCGGCTGATGGACTTTCACGGCCCGGCCGCCAAAATCATCGTCTGGGCGCACAACACCCACGTGGGCGATGCCCGCTACACCGATATGGCCGCCCGGGGCGAGGTAAACGTGGGCCAGCTCACGCGGCAGCAGCACGGCGCCGAGGGAGTGTTTGTGGTGGGCAGCGGCACTTACCAGGGCACGGTGGTGGCCGCCCCGTTCTGGGGCGGTGCCACTACTATCATGCCCGTGCCGGCCGCTCCGCAGAGTTCCTGGGAAGGCGCGCTGCACGCCAAGGAGCCCCGCACCAAGCTAGTTATGCTCCAGGGCTGGCGCCAGGACCCGGCCCTGACCGAACGGCGCGGCCACCGGGCCATCGGGGTGGTGTATGACCCAGGGCAGGAAAGCGGTAACTACGTGCCCAGCGACTTGCCCAACCGCTACGACGCCTTTCTGTTCCTTGACCAAACCCAGGCTCTGCACCCGCTGCCTGCTACCGGCGGCCGGCCAAGCCCGGAAGGAGCGGAGCGCGTGGCGCAGCAGCACGCGGCAGCCAATTTCTAA
- a CDS encoding response regulator has product MGKKLRNVVLVDDNETTSFLNNRLLSRLDVADKVYTFSRAEQAYDFLWGNGTDRASSMEPDAPQLVFVDLKMPGMDGFEFLEQYSQLPDEIKEKTVMAVLTTSMHSADTARVAKYEGVEYLAKPLTEEKMRKLLDKRFVTI; this is encoded by the coding sequence ATGGGTAAGAAACTGCGCAATGTGGTGCTGGTCGACGACAACGAAACGACCAGCTTTCTGAACAACCGCCTGCTCAGCCGCCTCGACGTGGCCGATAAGGTCTATACCTTTTCCCGCGCCGAGCAGGCCTACGACTTCCTCTGGGGCAATGGCACCGACCGGGCCAGCTCCATGGAGCCCGATGCCCCGCAGCTGGTGTTCGTGGACCTGAAAATGCCCGGCATGGATGGTTTCGAGTTCCTGGAGCAGTACAGCCAACTGCCCGACGAAATCAAGGAAAAGACGGTTATGGCCGTGCTGACAACTTCTATGCACTCGGCCGATACGGCCCGGGTAGCTAAGTACGAGGGCGTGGAATACCTGGCCAAACCCCTGACCGAAGAAAAGATGCGCAAGCTGCTGGATAAGCGCTTCGTGACTATCTAA
- the ade gene encoding adenine deaminase, whose amino-acid sequence MPADFSLRANVINLFSNTILPGTIHVSAGRVRAIALDSATGPDAALPYALPGFVDAHVHVESSLLVPAEFARLAVTHGTVATVSDPHEIGNVLGVAGVEYMLESGRSVPFKFCFGAPSCVPATPFETAGAEITAQDIEQLFQNPEIGYLAEMMNWPGVLHRDADVMEKIALAQRYGRPVDGHAPGLRGEDARRYAEAGISTDHECFTAEEALDKLGVGMKILIREGSAARNFEALIDLLPEHYENMMFCSDDKHPDTLVLGHINQLVQRAVARGQDVLKVLRVACLNPVLHYKLPVGLLREGDPADFIVVDNLQDFLVRQTYLDGVLVAENGETRIASVPVAVVNNFRAQPVTAQDFELRAPAPTATVRVIECFDGQLITARHDVAAKVENGLVAPDVAKDILKLTVVNRYQPAAPAVSFITGFGLKRGALASSVGHDSHNITAVGCDDASLARAVTLVMEAKGGLAAVSPDGEEILLPLPVAGLMSDQPGYHVAEAYAAVDALSKRLGSPLGAPFMTLSFMALLVIPSLKLSDKGLFDGEAFRFVEAVV is encoded by the coding sequence ATGCCCGCCGATTTTAGCCTGCGCGCCAACGTTATCAACTTGTTTTCGAACACCATACTGCCTGGTACTATTCACGTGAGTGCGGGCCGGGTGCGGGCCATTGCGCTGGATTCGGCCACCGGGCCCGATGCGGCGCTGCCCTACGCCCTACCTGGCTTTGTGGACGCGCACGTGCACGTGGAAAGTTCCCTGCTGGTGCCCGCCGAGTTTGCCCGCCTGGCCGTCACGCACGGCACGGTAGCCACCGTCTCGGACCCCCACGAAATCGGCAACGTGCTGGGCGTGGCCGGGGTGGAATACATGCTGGAAAGTGGCCGCAGCGTGCCATTTAAGTTCTGCTTCGGGGCTCCCTCGTGCGTGCCCGCCACGCCGTTTGAAACCGCCGGGGCCGAAATAACGGCCCAGGACATCGAGCAGCTGTTTCAGAACCCGGAAATCGGCTACCTGGCCGAAATGATGAACTGGCCCGGCGTGCTGCACCGCGACGCCGACGTGATGGAGAAAATTGCCCTGGCCCAGCGCTACGGCCGCCCCGTGGACGGGCACGCGCCCGGCTTGCGCGGCGAGGATGCCCGCCGCTACGCCGAAGCCGGTATTAGCACCGACCACGAATGCTTTACGGCCGAAGAAGCTCTCGACAAGCTAGGCGTGGGCATGAAGATCCTGATTCGGGAGGGCTCGGCGGCCCGCAACTTCGAGGCCCTGATTGACCTGTTGCCGGAGCACTATGAGAATATGATGTTCTGCTCCGACGACAAGCACCCCGATACGCTGGTGCTGGGCCACATCAACCAGCTGGTGCAGCGCGCCGTGGCTCGGGGCCAGGATGTGCTCAAGGTGCTGCGCGTGGCCTGCCTCAACCCAGTACTGCACTATAAGTTGCCCGTTGGACTGCTGCGGGAAGGCGACCCAGCCGACTTTATCGTCGTCGACAACCTGCAGGATTTCCTGGTGCGCCAAACGTATTTGGATGGTGTGCTGGTAGCCGAAAACGGTGAAACCCGCATTGCCTCCGTACCCGTGGCCGTGGTCAACAATTTCCGGGCCCAGCCCGTCACGGCCCAGGACTTTGAGCTCCGGGCTCCGGCTCCCACCGCCACCGTGCGCGTCATCGAGTGCTTCGACGGCCAGCTTATCACTGCCCGCCACGATGTGGCTGCCAAAGTAGAAAACGGCCTAGTGGCGCCCGATGTAGCCAAAGACATCCTGAAGCTGACCGTGGTGAACCGCTACCAGCCCGCTGCCCCGGCCGTATCCTTTATCACCGGCTTTGGCCTGAAGCGGGGCGCTCTGGCTTCCAGCGTGGGCCACGATTCGCATAACATTACCGCCGTGGGCTGCGACGACGCAAGCCTGGCCCGGGCCGTGACGCTGGTAATGGAAGCCAAGGGCGGCCTAGCCGCCGTAAGCCCCGACGGCGAAGAAATCCTGCTGCCCCTGCCCGTAGCGGGCCTCATGTCGGATCAGCCGGGCTACCACGTGGCCGAAGCCTACGCCGCCGTCGATGCCCTCTCGAAACGCCTGGGCAGCCCGCTCGGGGCCCCTTTCATGACTCTGTCATTTATGGCTTTGTTGGTAATTCCGAGCCTCAAGCTCAGCGACAAAGGCCTGTTCGACGGGGAAGCCTTCCGTTTCGTGGAGGCTGTGGTGTAG
- the cmk gene encoding (d)CMP kinase, with the protein MRKIVIAIDGYSSCGKSTTAKAVAAELGYAYIDTGAMYRAVTLYLLERNIAFDDLPRVEQALHEIHIAFKRNRKTGRNELCLDGVIREDEIRQMRISNSVSEVSVIPAVRHTLVAQQQRMGRKRGVVMDGRDIGTTVFPDAEVKIFMTADVETRARRRQEELALKNEHVELEDIVENLRKRDYIDSTRTESPLRRASDAVLLDTTHMMIDEQVDFVLERVSARLFERSVLAPAGNEERNAAGAGL; encoded by the coding sequence ATGAGAAAAATCGTCATTGCCATCGACGGCTACTCTTCCTGCGGCAAGAGCACCACGGCCAAAGCCGTAGCGGCCGAGCTGGGCTACGCCTACATCGATACCGGAGCCATGTACCGGGCCGTGACGCTTTATTTGCTGGAGCGCAACATTGCCTTCGACGACTTGCCCCGCGTGGAGCAGGCCCTGCACGAGATTCACATTGCCTTCAAGCGCAACCGCAAGACCGGCCGCAACGAGCTCTGCCTCGACGGGGTGATTCGGGAGGATGAAATCCGGCAGATGCGCATTTCCAACTCCGTGAGCGAAGTATCGGTGATTCCGGCCGTGCGCCACACCCTGGTGGCCCAGCAGCAGCGTATGGGCCGCAAGCGCGGCGTGGTCATGGACGGGCGCGACATTGGTACCACCGTTTTCCCCGACGCCGAGGTCAAGATTTTTATGACCGCCGACGTGGAAACCCGGGCCCGCCGCCGGCAGGAAGAGCTGGCCCTGAAAAATGAGCACGTGGAGCTCGAAGATATTGTCGAAAACCTGCGCAAGCGTGACTACATTGACTCGACCCGCACCGAAAGCCCCCTGCGCCGCGCTTCCGACGCCGTGCTGCTCGACACGACCCACATGATGATCGACGAACAGGTCGATTTCGTGCTGGAGCGGGTGTCGGCGCGGCTGTTTGAGCGCAGCGTGCTGGCCCCGGCCGGCAATGAGGAACGGAATGCCGCCGGAGCTGGTCTATAA
- a CDS encoding 4-hydroxy-3-methylbut-2-enyl diphosphate reductase, producing MNVTIDKNSGYCFGVEFAIQMAEDELAHEPTLYCLGDIVHNRMEVERLHQQGLRIIEREQLQNLHDCKVLIRAHGEPPETYELALRNNLELIDASCPVVLKLQNRVKHAFDSTTRQNGQVVIYGQPGHAEVTGLNGQTGNQSIIVMTEADLDQIDFARPVTLFSQTTKSTAGFYHMKELIEQRIAAAGGSLESFDANDSICRQVSNREPALRKFAVDYDVVLFVSGRKSSNGKALFSVVNQTNSRSYFIENEQELNEAWLQGVGSVGICGATSTPMWLMQRVADRVTQIAESLPV from the coding sequence ATGAACGTCACGATAGATAAAAATTCGGGGTATTGTTTCGGGGTTGAATTCGCCATTCAGATGGCCGAAGACGAGCTGGCGCACGAGCCGACCCTGTACTGCCTGGGCGATATTGTGCACAATCGCATGGAAGTGGAGCGCCTGCACCAGCAGGGCCTGCGCATCATCGAGCGGGAGCAGCTCCAGAACCTGCACGACTGCAAGGTGCTGATCCGGGCCCACGGCGAGCCGCCGGAAACCTACGAGCTGGCCTTGCGCAACAACCTGGAGCTTATTGACGCCTCCTGCCCGGTGGTGCTTAAGTTGCAAAACCGCGTGAAGCACGCCTTCGACAGCACCACCCGCCAAAACGGGCAGGTGGTTATTTATGGGCAGCCCGGGCACGCCGAGGTAACCGGCCTCAACGGGCAGACCGGCAACCAGTCCATCATCGTGATGACCGAGGCCGACCTCGACCAGATTGACTTTGCCCGGCCCGTGACCCTGTTTAGCCAGACGACCAAGAGCACCGCGGGCTTCTACCACATGAAGGAGCTCATCGAGCAGCGTATTGCCGCCGCCGGGGGCAGCCTGGAGTCGTTCGATGCCAATGACAGCATCTGCCGGCAGGTCAGCAACCGGGAGCCAGCCCTGCGCAAGTTTGCCGTCGACTACGACGTGGTACTGTTCGTCAGTGGCCGCAAAAGCTCCAACGGCAAGGCCCTGTTCAGCGTCGTGAACCAAACCAATTCGCGCAGCTACTTCATCGAAAACGAGCAGGAACTCAACGAAGCCTGGCTGCAGGGCGTGGGCAGCGTGGGTATCTGCGGGGCCACCAGCACCCCGATGTGGCTCATGCAGCGCGTGGCCGACCGGGTTACGCAGATTGCCGAAAGTCTGCCGGTGTAG
- a CDS encoding DUF502 domain-containing protein has translation MSRFFNYFLNGFLIVAPIGLTIYILFSIFSWLDHTFDLSWDGSHIPGLGLVLIIGMITVVGFIAKSFMVRPFLVIAERVLHRTPLVSIIYSSLKDLFDAFVGDNQKFNQPVLVLMNKATQCYKMGFVTQTSMTVIHREALMAVYFPHSYNFSGELVLVPADNVTYLDLPSSDVMKFIVSGGVSRL, from the coding sequence ATGAGCAGGTTTTTCAATTACTTCCTGAACGGGTTTCTCATCGTGGCGCCCATCGGCCTGACGATTTACATCCTGTTTTCCATCTTCAGCTGGCTCGACCACACCTTCGACCTGAGCTGGGACGGGAGCCACATTCCGGGCCTGGGCCTGGTGCTGATCATCGGCATGATTACGGTCGTGGGCTTTATTGCCAAGTCGTTTATGGTGCGGCCGTTTCTGGTTATTGCCGAACGGGTGTTGCACCGCACCCCGCTGGTGAGCATCATTTACTCCAGCCTCAAGGACCTGTTCGACGCCTTCGTGGGCGACAACCAGAAGTTCAACCAGCCCGTGCTGGTGCTCATGAACAAGGCCACCCAGTGCTACAAAATGGGCTTTGTGACCCAAACCAGCATGACCGTCATTCACCGCGAGGCGCTGATGGCCGTGTACTTTCCGCACTCCTACAACTTCTCCGGGGAGCTGGTGCTGGTGCCCGCCGACAACGTGACCTACCTCGATTTGCCCAGCAGTGACGTCATGAAGTTCATCGTTTCGGGTGGCGTTTCCCGCCTGTAA
- a CDS encoding alpha/beta fold hydrolase — MKTTLHFRKYGTGPRVVLAFHGYGQNEGHWRGMTAMLGPEVTLYAFDLFYHGQSKLAKADAPLRKKRLGELLDQFLAEHDISTFGLLAFSMGAKFALTAVEQFPDRVEKLWLIAPDGIKTQFWYALATYPPWMRGILGRAVLRPERLLRFINTLAQRRLVDSGLVRFAEWQLESREKRLRVYRSWVGFRHLVFDTRRLAFLLNQRPTPVTFFLGKYDRVIPHAGLQEFIASLKNAHTVLLEAGHAGLIYDVGSYLRRHPEEVKW; from the coding sequence ATGAAAACCACGCTGCATTTTCGGAAATATGGCACCGGGCCGCGGGTGGTGCTGGCGTTTCACGGCTACGGGCAGAACGAGGGCCACTGGCGCGGCATGACTGCCATGCTGGGCCCCGAGGTGACGCTCTACGCCTTCGACTTGTTTTACCACGGGCAGAGCAAGCTGGCCAAAGCCGATGCGCCCCTGCGCAAAAAACGCCTGGGCGAGCTGCTGGACCAATTTCTGGCCGAGCACGACATCAGCACGTTCGGGCTGCTGGCCTTCAGCATGGGCGCCAAGTTTGCCCTGACGGCCGTGGAGCAGTTCCCGGACCGGGTTGAAAAGCTCTGGCTGATTGCCCCGGACGGCATCAAAACCCAGTTCTGGTACGCGCTGGCCACTTATCCGCCCTGGATGCGGGGCATTCTGGGGCGGGCCGTGCTGCGGCCCGAGCGGCTGCTGCGCTTCATCAACACCCTGGCCCAGCGCCGCCTCGTCGATTCGGGGCTGGTGCGCTTTGCCGAGTGGCAGCTCGAAAGCCGCGAAAAGCGCCTGCGCGTATACCGCAGCTGGGTCGGGTTTCGCCACCTCGTGTTCGACACCCGCCGCCTGGCCTTTCTGCTGAATCAGCGGCCCACGCCCGTCACGTTTTTCCTGGGCAAGTACGACCGGGTAATTCCCCACGCCGGCCTGCAGGAATTCATTGCCTCCCTTAAAAATGCCCACACCGTGCTCCTCGAAGCCGGCCACGCCGGCCTGATCTACGACGTGGGCAGCTACCTGCGCCGCCACCCGGAGGAAGTGAAGTGGTAA
- a CDS encoding O-acetyl-ADP-ribose deacetylase, with the protein MPTAASASAADWRAQARAFGRILLYQGDITKLDTSAVVNAANATILGGGGVDGAIHKAGGPAIVEECRQIRARHYPDGLPTGEAVITNAGQLPAQHVIHTVGPIWHGGRQQEPELLARCYRRSLLLAADHGLDSVAFSAISTGDYGYPKPEATAIAVREVREFLASHHLPKEVVFVTFDEESTRLYEQELGD; encoded by the coding sequence ATGCCTACTGCTGCTTCCGCTTCTGCTGCCGATTGGCGCGCCCAGGCCCGGGCGTTTGGCCGCATTCTGCTCTACCAGGGTGACATTACCAAGCTTGATACTTCGGCCGTCGTCAATGCGGCCAATGCCACCATCCTCGGCGGCGGCGGTGTCGACGGGGCCATTCACAAGGCCGGTGGCCCGGCCATCGTGGAGGAGTGCCGCCAGATTCGGGCCCGGCACTACCCCGACGGGCTGCCCACCGGCGAAGCCGTTATTACCAACGCCGGGCAGCTGCCCGCCCAACACGTCATTCACACGGTGGGCCCCATTTGGCACGGCGGCCGGCAGCAGGAACCCGAGTTGCTGGCCCGCTGCTACCGCCGGAGCCTGCTGCTAGCCGCCGACCACGGCCTCGACAGCGTCGCCTTTTCCGCCATCAGCACCGGCGACTACGGCTACCCCAAGCCCGAGGCCACCGCCATTGCCGTGCGCGAAGTCCGGGAGTTTCTAGCCAGTCACCACCTGCCCAAAGAGGTAGTTTTCGTCACCTTCGACGAGGAAAGCACCCGCCTTTACGAGCAGGAGCTAGGAGATTAA